A genomic window from Ananas comosus cultivar F153 linkage group 22, ASM154086v1, whole genome shotgun sequence includes:
- the LOC109727716 gene encoding uncharacterized protein LOC109727716: MATLSSPPCSLHPTLRRALSPPPLSLALLPFLRLPRRGALSSSPPRARRPLLGSRRVATRAVAEEEAAAAAEVAEEEGASSSADQGVSVPVSPSDMLTMFFKAEGTLDESSIPAVTKALEVIEGISDLSVQVAEGIASVELTKQTTVQATGVASNLVEIIQGSGFRLQTLSLSFKDEEDAM; the protein is encoded by the exons ATGGCGACGCTATCGTCTCCCCCGTGCTCTCTCCACCCTACTCTCCGTAGAGCTCTCTCCCCACCTCCCCTCTCCCTCGCTCTCCTCCCCTTCCTTCGCCTCCCACGGAGAGGagccctctcctcttctccgcCGAGGGCGCGGAGGCCGTTGTTAGGTTCTAGAAGGGTCGCGACGAGGgccgtggcggaggaggaggctgcggcggcggcggaggtggcggaggaagaGGGGGCAAGCTCCTCGGCGGATCAGGGTGTCTCCGTCCCCGTATCCCCCTCCGACATGCTCACCATGTTCTTCAAG GCCGAAGGAACATTGGATGAATCGTCGATCCCTGCGGTAACCAAGGCTCTTGAG GTAATTGAGGGTATTAGCGATTTGTCGGTGCAGGTCGCTGAGGGCATTGCAAGTGTCGAG TTAACAAAACAAACCACTGTCCAAGCTACAGGGGTGGCTTCTAATTTGGTCGAGATTATACAAGGATCCGGCTTCAGGTTGCAGACATTGAGTTTGAGTTTCAAGGATGAAGAAGATGCCATGTAG
- the LOC109727531 gene encoding tetraspanin-18-like, which produces MRSGFCRGCVALLLNLLNFLHAFVGVSAAIYSVWMLNRWIRHGGSLEIRDLPDIWFLCALMGVGVLFCLIALTGYVAAESRSSCCLCFFSALTTILILLEAALAGDLMLNKQWEQDLPYDSTGELKTLCAFIKENMDLCKWVALSVIFIQVFSLFLAMILRAMVPLRRIDYDSDEDFIVIRRPLLIAQAAPTYPTGSVESRGLHSDSWSSRMRQKYGLNQNEFSYNTFDPKASIPR; this is translated from the exons ATGCGTTCGGGCTTCTGCCGCGGCTGCGTCGCCCTCCTCCTCAACCTCCTCAACTTCCTACATGCCTTCGTCGGCGTCTCCGCCGCGATCTACTCCGTATGGATGCTCAATCGCTGGATCCGCCATGGGGGGAGCCTCGAGATCAGGGATCTCCCCGATATCTG GTTTCTGTGTGCTTTGATGGGTGTTGGGGTTCTGTTTTGCCTGATTGCCCTCACAGGATATGTTGCTGCTGAATCCAGGAGCAGTTGCTGCCTCTGTTTT TTCTCAGCATTGACCACCATACTTATTCTACTAGAAGCTGCTTTAGCAGGTGATTTGATGCTCAACAAACAATGGGAACAG GATCTTCCATACGATTCTACTGGAGAACTAAAAACTCTATGTGCATTCATTAAAGAAAATATGGATTTGTGCAAATGGGTGGCCTTAAGTGTGATTTTCATTCAG GTATTCTCACTTTTCTTGGCAATGATTTTGCGAGCGATGGTTCCATTGAGAAGAATCGACTATGATAGTGATGAAGATTTTATTGTCATAAGGAGACCTCTTCTAATTGCCCAAGCTGCCCCCACTTATCCTACAGGCTCTGTTGAGAGTAGAGGGTTGCACTCAGACAGTTGGAGCTCACGGATGAGACAGAAG TATGGACTGAACCAGAACGAATTCTCGTACAACACCTTCGACCCAAAGGCATCAATTCCGCGATGA
- the LOC109727390 gene encoding uncharacterized protein LOC109727390, producing MKGIQKKKGQDLQKPFPGCMGRVVNVFDLNANIVGTKLLTERAYRDGASVGRNRSDAVKVPIDPVTVQGEEKQIRTDLRKSYSNERSSGAPIKRLIEQEMSKEADCKQNPPNVVARLMGVDHLPVGRSDFTSRRISKEEHPFDDLSGDYRSKLYKHHLSSHGNEGWKDVHPLRIDNSRCKNHAKERHEQNCYEKRMSLVHEKFVEAKRLATREKLLHSKEFRQALQVLSSNRELFLKFLEEPNSFLSRRLYENVSPPSDMKRITVLKPSKTIEIKGKRLIDKHLYSDGEESDGDSGKHYRSSSFSPTKTRDLFEPTRIVVLKPNPRKPQEIKSMATLLASSQTSVRGREYKGVSEADELIGSRILAKEITQQMRESLKHKLRDETSVPSIYANKYIGEETSLHQSKCENMEVRKGSDLSEWEFASSISSHHSWDYTNRIGSPCSISSFRTAHSVESSVTLEAKKRLSERWAMIASNSCCQEQEDARRSWSTLGEMLSFPEVKKEQAGNEAIDEPDEKEYNSKSVSVSSKANKDIELYNAASQSLISSAVVPKEVSNKSKSTKSLFSGKVSSLFFSRSKKQTQKEYKPSTSSVSNDGIVRHDEVNDNLSECIADGQSKQSSFFNSEANFGKPYSVYCDTTDKGTTKEGIFGESQDQPSPVSVLEVPFSDDYINNIQPPSESTIAGPPQALSRSPPIESIARSLPRDSSQLEVTSPNSLRLSRVFSKADEEQNRFMFIQKLVFSAGLERENLGRNYVKWHSLESPLSPLLLDELSDTKSEGVKSREARSKEKLVFDSVNEALVDTAQANLLAAYPWARTHGFTDKERPANLSSSVADEVWGVVRNWSYFEKYFLIEDNNSRYVVDLMIKREAAGRAWSEMNWLEMYDLNNELCKMMLEELVEEVFFDLVCL from the exons ATGAAAGGTATTCAGAAGAAGAAGGGGCAGGATCTGCAAAAGCCCTTCCCAGGTTGTATGGGAAGGGTGGTTAATGTTTTCGACTTGAATGCCAACATTGTGGGAACCAAGTTGCTCACCGAGAGAGCTTATAGAGATG GTGCTTCAGTAGGTAGGAATCGGTCTGATGCCGTCAAGGTTCCTATAGATCCAGTTACAGTTCAGGGAGAGGAAAAGCAA ATAAGAACTGATCTAAGGAAAAGCTACTCTAACGAGAGATCGAGTGGAGCGCCAATAAAAAGGCTTATTGAGCAGGAGATGTCGAAAGAAGCAGATTGTAAGCAAAATCCGCCTAATGTTGTCGCTAGATTAATGGGTGTTGATCATTTGCCTGTGGGTCGGTCAGATTTTACCTCTAGAAGAATCTCAAAAGAAGAGCATCCTTTTGATGATTTGTCGGGAGATTATCGTAGTAAGTTGTATAAGCATCACTTGTCTTCTCATGGAAATGAGGGATGGAAAGATGTGCATCCTTTGAGAATCGATAATAGCAGGTGCAAAAATCATGCGAAGGAAAGACACGAGCAGAACTGTTATGAGAAGAGGATGAGCCTCGTTCATGAGAAATTTGTCGAAGCGAAACGTCTAGCTACACGCGAGAAGCTTCTCCACTCGAAGGAGTTCCGGCAAGCACTTCAGGTTTTGAGCTCAAACAGAGAATTGTTCCTAAAATTTCTTGAAGAACCAAACTCTTTCTTATCAAGGCGTCTTTACGAGAATGTCTCACCACCTTCTGATATGAAGCGAATAACAGTGTTGAAACCATCAAAGACAATTGAGATAAAGGGCAAAAGGCTTATAGATAAACATCTTTATTCAGATGGAGAGGAAAGTGATGGGGACAGTGGCAAGCACTATCGAAGCTCTAGTTTCTCTCCTACAAAAACTAGAGATTTATTCGAACCAACAAGAATAGTTGTCTTGAAACCTAATCCTAGAAAACCACAAGAAATTAAATCTATGGCAACTTTGCTAGCATCTTCACAAACATCAGTGAGAGGTAGAGAATATAAAGGGGTTTCAGAAGCCGATGAATTGATTGGCTCGAGAATATTAGCAAAAGAAATTACTCAACAGATGCGAGAAAGTCTGAAGCATAAGCTGAGAGATGAGACATCGGTACCTTCTATTTACGCTAATAAGTACATCGGAGAAGAGACTTCATTACATCAATCAAAATGTGAGAACATGGAAGTACGAAAGGGCAGTGATTTAAGTGAGTGGGAGTTTGCTAGTTCAATTTCTTCACACCATTCATGGGATTATACAAATAGAATTGGAAGTCCTTGCTCTATCTCATCCTTTAGGACGGCTCATTCGGTTGAGTCATCAGTCACTCTAGAAGCCAAGAAGCGGCTTTCTGAGAGGTGGGCAATGATAGCATCTAATTCCTGCTGTCAAGAACAAGAAGACGCAAGAAGAAGCTGGAGCACTTTAGGCGAGATGCTTTCCTTTCCTGAGGTGAAGAAAGAACAAGCGGGGAATGAAGCCATTGACGAACCAGACGAGAAAGAATATAATTCAAAATCTGTCTCTGTTTCTTCTAAAGCTAACAAAGACATTGAGTTGTACAATGCAGCTTCTCAGTCTTTAATCAGTTCTGCTGTTGTTCCTAAGGAGGTTAGCAACAAGTCGAAGAGTACAAAGTCATTATTCAGTGGGAAAGTCTCCAGTTTATTCTTCTCTAGAAGTAAGAAACAGACTCAAAAGGAATATAAACCATCAACTTCATCAGTTTCTAATGATGGTATCGTCCGGCATGATGAAGTAAATGATAATTTAAGCGAGTGTATTGCAGATGGTCAATCTAAACAAAGTTCCTTTTTCAATTCTGAGGCGAATTTTGGGAAACCTTATTCTGTATATTGTGACACAACAGATAAGGGCACGACAAAG GAAGGAATCTTTGGCGAATCTCAGGACCAACCGAGCCCAGTGTCTGTTTTAGAAGTTCCATTCTCTGATGATTACATCAACAATATTCAACCGCCATCCGAGAGCACCATAGCAGGACCTCCAC AAGCTTTGTCTAGATCTCCACCAATTGAATCAATCGCTCGATCGCTACCACGAGATAGTTCCCAGTTAGAAGTAACGTCACCAAATTCTCTAAGACTCTCGAGGGTTTTCTCAAAGGCTGATGAAGAGCAAAACCGGTTTATGTTCATTCAGAAGTTGGTTTTCTCTGCtggtctagagagagaaaatttagGCAGAAATTACGTCAAGTGGCATTCGCTAGAGAGCCCTTTGAGTCCGCTGTTACTTGACGAACTATCAGATACCAAGTCAGAGGGAGTAAAGTCCCGAGAAGCTCGGTCAAAGGAGAAACTCGTATTTGACTCTGTTAATGAAGCATTAGTCGACACTGCTCAGGCTAACTTATTGGCTGCGTACCCATGGGCCAGAACACATGGATTCACTGATAAAGAGCGACCCGCTAATTTAAGTTCTTCGGTTGCTGATGAAGTATGGGGAGTTGTGAGGAATTGGTCCTATTTTGAGAAGTACTTTCTCATAGAGGATAACAATAGTAGATATGTGGTGGACTTGATGATAAAGAGGGAGGCAGCGGGAAGGGCATGGTCTGAGATGAATTGGTTGGAGATGTATGATCTCAATAATGAACTATGTAAGATGATGCTCGAGGAGTTGGTCGAAGAGGTATTTTTTGACCTTGTTTGCTTGTAG
- the LOC109727084 gene encoding GDSL esterase/lipase At5g33370-like: MASSSTTTTTTTSALSLSLAFALAVLLGTVQISHAARAFYIFGDSLVDSGNNNYLATTARADQPPYGIDFPSRRPTGRFSNGLNVPDIISEHIGSERVLPYLSPELDGEKLLIGANFASAGIGILNDTGIQFANIIRITKQLHYFVQYQQRLSFLIGEDETARLVNGALVLITLGGNDFVNNYYLVPYSVRSREFSLPDYIRYLISEYRKILIMLYELGARQVLVTGVGPLGCVPAELALRSRTGQCDPELQRVPDMYNPQLVQMISEVNAEIGSDVFVAVNAYRMHMDFISNPRQYGFVTSKIACCGQGPYNGIGLCTELSNLCPDRNIFAFWDAYHPTERANRIIVSEYMTGSVEYMNPMNLSTILALDSRT, encoded by the exons ATGGCTTCTtcttctactactactactactactactagtgctttgtctctctctctagcttttgCTTTAGCAGTGCTTCTTGGAACAGTGCAAATTTCCCATGCAGCTAGGGCATTTTACATCTTTGGGGATTCTCTTGTGGATAGTGGGAATAATAACTACTTAGCCACCACAGCTAGAGCTGATCAACCACCTTATGGCATCGATTTCCCATCTCGTAGACCCACAGGGCGCTTCTCCAATGGCCTCAATGTCCCTGATATTATCA GTGAACACATCGGATCTGAACGAGTGCTACCATACCTGAGCCCAGAACTCGACGGCGAGAAGCTACTCATCGGGGCCAACTTCGCCTCGGCAGGGATCGGCATTCTCAACGACACCGGAATCCAATTT GCCAACATAATCAGGATCACAAAGCAGCTGCACTACTTTGTGCAGTACCAGCAAAGGTTGAGCTTTCTCATCGGCGAAGACGAGACTGCACGGCTCGTAAACGGTGCACTCGTCCTCATCACCCTCGGCGGCAACGACTTCGTCAACAACTACTACTTGGTCCCCTACTCGGTCCGGTCGCGCGAGTTCTCCTTGCCCGACTACATCCGCTACCTGATCTCCGAATACCGCAAAATCCTCATT ATGCTTTATGAGCTGGGGGCGCGGCAGGTGCTGGTGACGGGGGTGGGGCCGCTGGGGTGTGTGCCGGCGGAGCTGGCGTTGAGGAGCCGGACGGGGCAGTGTGATCCGGAGCTGCAGCGGGTGCCCGACATGTACAACCCGCAGCTGGTCCAGATGATCAGCGAGGTCAATGCCGAGATAGGGTCTGACGTTTTCGTCGCAGTCAATGCCTACCGGATGCACATGGACTTCATTTCCAACCCACGACAATACG GTTTTGTGACATCGAAGATTGCGTGCTGCGGGCAGGGGCCTTACAATGGCATAGGGCTATGCACGGAGCTGTCGAACCTGTGCCCTGACCGGAACATCTTCGCGTTCTGGGACGCGTACCACCCGACGGAGAGGGCGAACCGGATCATCGTGAGCGAGTACATGACGGGGTCCGTAGAGTACATGAACCCCATGAACCTAAGCACCATTCTCGCATTGGACTCGCGAACCTAA
- the LOC109727083 gene encoding bifunctional TH2 protein, mitochondrial-like — CDSSPLSISPFAETLTRSRSRSRSPTLSPSSLPLSSSPSKIAPESVARGASDWSPPRGEGSPGRRFWIRSRREATIAAYTPFVVCLAAGGLEMETFRGYVAQDVHFLNAFAKAYEMAGECADDDDAKATINELRNAVLDELKMHNSVVQEWGIDPTKEIIPNATTKKYIDFLIGTASGKVDGGKGTGKIATPFEKTKLAAYTVGAMAPCMRLYAFLGKELQVFLKQDQNSHPYKKWIENYSSKSFEDAALQIEELLDKLSVSFTGEELEVVGKLYHQAMKLEVEFFSAQPVVQPTVVPLTKLHDPNNRLVIFSDFDLTCTLVDSSTILAEIAILSAPKVDQSETNSSLARKSSSDMRNLWGALSKQYTEEYKQCMESILSSEEAKKFDYENLCRSLHLLSDFEKRANSRVIDSGMLEGANLDDVKRAGERLILQTGCASFFQRIVSVKEKFNVDLHVLSYCWCGDLIRSAFSSVGRPSDLSVHANEFTYEKGVSTREIVRRIETPLDKVEAFKTIISKLPSDGKHLSVYIGDSAGDLLCLLEADVGIVIGSSTTLRRVGKHFGVSFAPLYPGLVNKQMQLDRDGSSMWKGLCGVLYTVSSWSEIEAFILGA, encoded by the exons TGCGATTCCTCACCACTCTCCATCTCCCCCTTCgccgaaaccctaacccgatCCCGATCCCGATCCCGATCCCCCACTCTCTCCCCCTCATCTCTTCCCCTCTCGTCCTCTCCAAGCAAGATCGCCCCCGAATCCGTCGCCCGTGGAGCTTCGGATTGGTCTCCACCGCGAGGAGAGGGGTCTCCGGGGAGGCGGTTCTGGATCCGGTCGCGGAGGGAGGCGACGATCGCGGCGTACACGCCGTTCGTGGTGTGCTTGGCGGCGGGGGGGCTGGAGATGGAGACTTTTCGAGGCTACGTCGCTCAGGACGTTCACTTCCTCAACGCGTTTGCTAAAGC CTATGAGATGGCGGGGGAATGCGCGGATGATGATGATGCCAAGGCCACGATAAATGAGCTGAGAAATGCTGTATTGGATGAACTGAAAATGCATAATTCAGTTGTCCAG GAATGGGGAATCGATCCAACAAAGGAGATTATTCCTAACGCCACTACGAAAAAGTATATAGATTTCCTGATTGGGACAGCATCTGGAAAAGTTGATGGAGGGAAAGGTACTGGAAAAATTGCTACCCCTTTTGAAAAGACAAAACTCGCAGCTTATACTGTAGGCGCTATGGCTCCTTGCATGAGACTTTATGCATTCTTGGGCAAAGAACTTCAAGTATTCCTGAAACAAGATCAAAATAGTCATCCCTATAAGAAGTGGATAGAGAATTACTCATCTAAATCTTTTGAG GATGCTGCCCTGCAAATAGAAGAGTTGCTTGACAAATTAAGTGTTTCGTTTACCGGTGAAGAGCTTGAAGTTGTAGGAAAGCTTTACCACCAAGCTATGAAACTAGAAGTTGAATTCTTTTCTGCTCAGCCAGTTGTTCAACCTACTGTAGTTCCTTTGACAAAGCTGCACGACCCGAACAATCGACTTGTTATCTTTTCTGATTTTGACTTGACATGCACGCTTGTTGATTCTTCCACCATTTTGGCTGAGATTGCAATATTGAGTGCACCGAAGGTTGATCAGAGTGAAACCAATAGCTCGCTTGCTAGGAAATCATCATCAGATATGAGGAATTTGTGGGGTGCTCTCTCAAAACAGTACACTGAAGAGTACAAGCAATGCATGGAGAGTATACTATCATCTGAAGAAG CAAAGAAGTTTGACTATGAAAACCTGTGCCGAAGTCTGCATCTGCTGTCTGATTTTGAGAAAAGGGCAAATTCTAGGGTTATTGATTCTGGAATGTTGGAAGGTGCGAACTTAGATGATGTTAAAAGAGCAGGGGAACGGCTGATTCTTCAAACTGGTTGTGCTAGTTTCTTCCAACGGATTGTGAGTGTGAAGGAAAAGTTTAATGTGGATCTCCATGTTCTTTCATATTGTTGGTGCGGAGATCTGATACGGTCGGCCTTTTCATCAG TTGGTCGCCCTAGCGATTTAAGCGTACATGCAAATGAGTTCACCTACGAAAAAGGTGTTTCAACCAGAGAAATAGTCAGAAGGATAGAGACCCCTCTCGACAAGGTTGAAGCTTTCAAAACCATCATCAGCAAGCTTCCTAGCGATGGGAAGCACTTGTCAGTGTATATAGGAGACTCGGCAGGCGACTTGCTATGCTTACTGGAAGCAGATGTAGGAATCGTGATTGGATCAAGCACGACCTTGAGGAGGGTGGGGAAGCACTTTGGTGTTTCTTTTGCTCCATTATACCCCGGTTTGGTAAATAAACAGATGCAACTCGATAGAGATGGCTCATCTATGTGGAAGGGCTTGTGCGGCGTCCTCTATACAGTTTCTAGCTGGTCGGAAATAGAAGCCTTTATTCTTGGGGCATGA
- the LOC109727085 gene encoding haloacid dehalogenase-like hydrolase domain-containing protein At2g33255: MLIASWRSAFGEKQFSGASRSPRPARSFPHKTAAPRPPLAPSPAPIMPSFLPRLTRVLLPSSSLRPLLRSLRSSTMAAAAAGGTRARLRGVVFDMDGTLTVPVIDFPAMYREVLGDEAYDAAKRAGGGAVDILHHIEAWPPAEQRRAYEVIVRFEQQGLDRLQIMPGAQELCEFLDSRRIRRGLITRNVKAAVDLFHQRFGMKFTPALSREFRPYKPDPAPLLHICSTWGLPPNEVMMIGDSLKDDIVCGKRAGAFTCLLDEAVRYGSLETVCNDLKPDFKVSSLSEVFSVLETHFDLMQQAEAA, translated from the exons ATGCTGATCGCGTCCTGGCGAAGTGCGTTCGGCGAAAAGCAGTTTTCAGGTGCATCGCGGTCCCCACGCCCGGCCCGCAGCTTCCCACACAAAACGGCGGCGCCACGGCCACCACTCGCTCCCTCACCCGCCCCGATCATGCCCTCGTTCCTCCCCCGCCTCACACGCGTACtactcccctcctcctctcttcgTCCTCTTCTTCGCTCTCTTCGGAGCTCgaccatggcggcggcggcggcgggggggacGAGGGCGAGGCTTAGAGGGGTGGTGTTCGACATGGACGGGACCTTGACGGTGCCCGTCATCGACTTCCCCGCCATGTACCGTGAGGTGCTCGGCGACGAGGCGTACGACGCCGCCAAGCGCGCCGGGGGCGGCGCCGTCGACATCCTCCACCACATCGAGGCGTGGCCCCCGGCCGAGCAGAGGCGCGCCTACGAGGTCATCGTCCGCTTCGAGCAGCAGGGCCTCGATCGCCTCCAGATCATGCCCG GTGCTCAGGAACTCTGCGAATTTCTCGATTCTAGACGAATAAG AAGGGGTTTAATCACTCGTAATGTGAAGGCTGCTGTTGATTTGTTTCACCAAAGATTCGGT ATGAAGTTCACTCCAGCACTGAGCAGGGAATTTCGTCCTTATAAGCCAGATCCAGCTCCGTTGCTGCATATTTGTTCAACTTGGGGCCTTCCTCCAAATGAAGTGATGATGATAGGCGACAGCCTTAAAGATGAC ATAGTATGTGGGAAAAGAGCTGGAGCCTTTACATGTTTACTGGATGAAGCCGTGAGGTATGGCTCCCTGGAGACTGTATGCAACGATTTGAAACCAGATTTCAAGGTGTCTTCCCTTTCTGAAGTCTTTTCTGTACTGGAAACCCATTTTGATCTGATGCAACAAGCTGAAGCAGCTTAG
- the LOC109727018 gene encoding late embryogenesis abundant protein 29-like, with amino-acid sequence MSNTRQMFQSGKAHGEGAEKAGQLAQSAKDTASSVCESASDTAQQRKEQTAGFLQQTGEQVKQMAQGAADAVKNAVGMEDASAGRTTTSTTTTTTKH; translated from the exons ATGTCGAACACTCGGCAGATGTTCCAGTCCGGGAAAGCTCACGGCGAGGGCGCG GAGAAGGCAGGCCAGTTGGCACAGTCTGCAAAGGACACGGCGAGCTCCGTCTGCGAGAGTGCCTCCGACACCGCCCAGCAGAGGAAGGAGCAAACCGCGGGGTTCCTCCAGCAG ACCGGGGAGCAAGTGAAGCAGATGGCTCAGGGAGCGGCGGATGCGGTGAAGAATGCCGTGGGAATGGAAGACGCTAGCGCAGGGcgcaccaccacctccaccaccaccaccaccaccaagcATTAG